In one bacterium genomic region, the following are encoded:
- a CDS encoding type II toxin-antitoxin system RelE/ParE family toxin, protein MIVNAERGKAVYRIETASRRVEKQLDKLSNTIYDKVAQAIRNLAVDPRPRGVRKLSKRVYRIRVGDYRIVYSIFDDKNLIVIDKVDRRKERTYKRVL, encoded by the coding sequence ATGATAGTGAACGCAGAAAGAGGCAAAGCCGTGTATAGAATCGAAACTGCCAGCCGAAGAGTTGAAAAACAACTTGATAAATTGTCAAATACCATCTATGATAAAGTAGCCCAGGCTATTCGTAACTTAGCTGTAGACCCTCGTCCAAGAGGTGTTAGAAAGCTAAGTAAAAGAGTTTATCGAATTCGTGTAGGTGATTATCGAATCGTTTACAGTATCTTTGATGATAAAAACTTGATAGTTATCGATAAAGTCGATAGACGAAAAGAACGCACATATAAAAGAGTATTGTGA